From a region of the Propionispora vibrioides genome:
- a CDS encoding LysE family translocator: protein MESSLFLKGMLLGFSIAAPVGPIGLLCIQRTLANGWLYGFLSGLGTATADAAYGLIAAFGITAVSAFLISQQFLLHIIGGLFLLYLGYTTFRSLPADTVTTSSIKNNLSSSYSSAFFLTLTNPMTIMSFAAIFAGFGVQAGSTWRETYIQPAFIVGGVFLGSLLWWLLLCGTVTILRPRFHRTRLHWLNRLSGLVIGLFGLLSLATL from the coding sequence ATGGAATCATCACTCTTTCTTAAAGGAATGTTGTTGGGATTCTCCATAGCCGCACCCGTAGGTCCGATTGGCCTGCTCTGTATTCAACGCACATTAGCGAATGGCTGGCTGTACGGTTTTTTATCCGGCCTTGGCACGGCAACCGCCGATGCAGCCTATGGTTTGATAGCGGCTTTTGGCATAACCGCTGTTTCCGCCTTTTTAATCAGCCAGCAATTTCTCCTGCATATTATTGGCGGGTTGTTTTTGCTTTATCTGGGCTATACCACCTTTCGATCCCTGCCAGCCGACACAGTCACCACTTCTTCCATAAAAAATAATCTTAGCAGTTCTTATTCTTCGGCTTTCTTTCTGACATTAACCAATCCTATGACCATTATGTCTTTCGCTGCCATCTTCGCCGGCTTTGGTGTGCAAGCCGGCAGCACCTGGCGTGAAACATATATCCAGCCAGCGTTTATCGTCGGAGGTGTTTTCCTCGGCTCTTTACTGTGGTGGTTATTGCTATGCGGAACTGTCACCATACTCCGTCCCCGTTTTCATCGTACCAGACTCCACTGGCTCAACCGTCTATCCGGCCTGGTCATCGGTTTGTTTGGCCTGCTGAGTCTGGCAACCCTCTAA
- a CDS encoding aminopeptidase, translated as MDARIQTLAHNLITYSTHIQPGEKVLIEMVDDALPLTTALIDEVYQAGGIPFVTLKNNQIQRSLLLKANQEQLSLIGQWEAERMRQMDAYIGIRASHNVSQLADVPASQMSKYQQNWVGPVHMDIRVPHTKWCVLRYPNASMAQLANMSTESFEDFYFRVCNLDYKKMAAAMDPLIELFEKTDEVKIIGPGTELSFSVKGLPAVKCSGLRNIPDGEVYTAPVRNSINGVLSYNTPAVYQGVTYENVRLEFSQGKIVKATANHTERINEILDTDEGARYIGEFALGVNPHITIPMKDTLFDEKIRGSFHFTPGNAYKVANNGNQSTIHWDLVCMQDKDHGGGEIYFDGRLVRKDGIFVLPELHGLNPENLV; from the coding sequence ATGGATGCAAGAATTCAAACCCTGGCACATAACCTGATTACCTACTCCACCCATATCCAGCCGGGTGAAAAGGTCTTAATCGAAATGGTAGATGATGCCCTGCCCCTGACAACGGCATTAATAGACGAGGTGTATCAGGCAGGCGGCATCCCTTTCGTCACCCTAAAAAATAATCAAATTCAACGTTCCCTGTTGCTCAAAGCCAATCAGGAGCAATTATCATTAATCGGTCAGTGGGAAGCGGAACGCATGCGCCAAATGGATGCCTACATCGGTATCCGCGCCAGCCATAATGTCAGCCAGTTGGCAGATGTCCCCGCCTCCCAAATGAGCAAGTATCAGCAAAACTGGGTTGGTCCGGTCCATATGGACATCCGCGTGCCCCATACAAAATGGTGCGTACTGCGCTATCCCAATGCTTCCATGGCCCAGTTAGCCAATATGAGTACCGAATCTTTCGAGGATTTTTATTTCAGAGTGTGCAACCTGGACTACAAAAAAATGGCCGCCGCTATGGATCCGCTAATCGAACTGTTTGAAAAAACCGATGAAGTCAAGATTATCGGCCCCGGCACGGAGCTTTCTTTTTCTGTCAAAGGACTTCCCGCGGTAAAATGCTCCGGTTTACGCAACATACCGGATGGCGAAGTATACACCGCTCCGGTAAGAAATTCGATAAACGGCGTCTTAAGCTATAACACGCCTGCCGTATATCAAGGCGTTACTTATGAGAATGTCCGTCTGGAATTCAGTCAGGGAAAAATTGTGAAAGCCACTGCCAATCACACCGAGCGGATCAATGAAATATTGGATACCGATGAAGGCGCACGCTACATCGGCGAATTTGCCTTAGGCGTCAATCCCCATATTACCATTCCGATGAAAGACACGCTGTTTGACGAGAAAATCAGAGGAAGTTTTCATTTTACTCCCGGCAATGCTTACAAAGTAGCCAATAACGGCAACCAATCGACCATTCACTGGGATCTGGTCTGCATGCAGGACAAGGATCACGGTGGCGGTGAAATCTATTTTGACGGCCGCCTGGTTCGCAAAGACGGTATCTTTGTATTGCCTGAATTGCACGGCTTAAATCCGGAAAATCTCGTCTGA
- the speE gene encoding polyamine aminopropyltransferase: MELWLTEQQTDHVGLTCRVKETLFTGKSPYQDIAVVDSAEFGRMLVLDGVFQTSVFDEFVYHEMIAHVPLLTHPNPRQVLVIGGGDGGTIREVVKHPAVVQAEMVEIDGLVVEVSKKYLPEISEALLQENPKVRLKIGDGIQHMKEAQNKYDVIIVDCSDPIGPGEGLFTPEFYQDVYKALKEDGLFVQQTESPFYHQPLLRRLFSDIRDLFPITRTYLASIPLYPGGLHCFTLGSKHYDPLQGEVPVLPFSTRYYNRDVHRSCFALPTFIQDLLK, translated from the coding sequence ATGGAATTATGGCTTACAGAACAGCAGACGGACCATGTGGGTCTGACTTGCCGTGTGAAAGAAACGTTATTTACGGGGAAATCCCCTTATCAGGATATCGCCGTGGTTGATTCAGCGGAGTTTGGCCGTATGCTAGTGCTGGATGGAGTGTTCCAGACTTCGGTTTTTGACGAATTTGTGTATCACGAAATGATTGCGCATGTTCCTTTGCTTACGCATCCTAATCCCCGTCAGGTATTGGTGATTGGCGGCGGTGACGGTGGCACAATCCGGGAAGTGGTAAAGCATCCGGCTGTTGTGCAGGCGGAAATGGTTGAGATTGATGGTTTGGTGGTAGAAGTAAGTAAAAAATACCTGCCTGAGATTAGTGAGGCCTTGCTTCAGGAGAATCCGAAGGTGCGGCTGAAAATTGGCGACGGTATTCAGCACATGAAGGAAGCGCAGAACAAATATGATGTGATTATTGTCGATTGTTCCGATCCCATTGGGCCGGGCGAAGGGCTGTTTACGCCGGAATTTTATCAGGATGTGTATAAAGCGCTGAAAGAGGATGGGTTATTCGTCCAACAGACAGAATCGCCCTTTTATCATCAACCGTTACTTCGCCGTCTCTTTAGTGATATTCGCGACCTGTTTCCCATTACGAGAACCTATCTGGCATCGATTCCCTTATATCCGGGCGGTTTGCACTGCTTCACCTTAGGATCTAAACATTATGACCCGTTGCAGGGTGAGGTGCCGGTGTTGCCGTTTTCCACCAGGTATTATAACCGGGACGTTCACCGGAGCTGTTTTGCCTTGCCGACCTTTATTCAGGATTTGTTAAAGTAG
- a CDS encoding metallophosphoesterase, translating into MNRIHAIGDLHLSGFPPSKPMSIFGDNWTDHWEKIKQSWYEKVAEQDTVLLAGDTSWAKTFEAALADLAAIDELPGRKIIIKGNHDYWWLTSSKMQRLLPPTIGFIHNSYAAVGEFAICGSRGWTNPLDENFTEEDQKIYQREQGRIIASLAAAKQDGFSRMILMTHYPLFYAGYTCPWLEELCRLYPIVHYVFGHLHGSGISLGPNGYYAGVDCRLVSCDALDFKVATLI; encoded by the coding sequence TTGAACAGAATCCATGCCATTGGTGATTTACATTTGTCGGGATTCCCGCCGAGTAAGCCGATGAGTATATTCGGTGACAATTGGACAGACCATTGGGAAAAGATAAAGCAGTCTTGGTATGAAAAGGTAGCAGAGCAGGATACGGTGCTACTGGCCGGGGATACGTCCTGGGCTAAGACTTTCGAGGCGGCATTGGCTGACTTAGCGGCTATTGATGAGTTGCCGGGCCGCAAAATTATCATAAAGGGCAACCATGACTATTGGTGGCTGACCAGCAGTAAAATGCAGCGCCTATTGCCGCCCACCATCGGTTTTATTCATAATTCCTATGCGGCGGTCGGCGAGTTTGCCATTTGTGGCAGCCGGGGCTGGACTAATCCGCTGGACGAAAATTTTACGGAGGAAGATCAAAAGATCTATCAGCGCGAACAGGGCCGGATTATTGCCTCTTTAGCAGCTGCCAAACAAGACGGATTTTCCCGGATGATACTTATGACCCATTATCCGTTATTTTATGCGGGATATACCTGTCCTTGGCTTGAAGAGCTGTGCCGTCTTTATCCGATTGTTCATTACGTGTTTGGTCATTTGCACGGCAGCGGAATTTCCCTGGGACCGAATGGCTACTATGCAGGCGTGGACTGCCGGCTGGTTTCCTGCGATGCACTCGATTTTAAAGTAGCGACACTGATTTAG
- the ilvN gene encoding acetolactate synthase small subunit — translation MKYTLAVLTENRPGVLTHIAGLISRRAYNIESIAAGPSEEADITRITISVEVDDEIELEQVVNQLSKLIDVIKIVNLTCVDSIHRELALIKVKASKATRSDIVDIVEIFRAKIVDVNRETMTIELTGEESKIDALCEVLGDFGIIEIVRTGKIALSRGPVAAKGI, via the coding sequence ATGAAATATACATTAGCGGTTTTGACGGAAAATAGACCGGGTGTTTTGACCCATATTGCAGGACTTATCAGCCGTCGGGCGTATAATATTGAGAGTATTGCCGCCGGGCCTTCGGAAGAAGCCGATATCACCCGAATCACCATTAGTGTGGAAGTGGATGATGAAATTGAACTGGAGCAGGTGGTCAATCAGTTGTCGAAGCTGATTGATGTCATAAAAATTGTTAATCTGACCTGTGTGGATTCCATTCACCGCGAATTGGCGTTAATCAAGGTAAAAGCCAGCAAGGCGACCCGATCGGATATTGTGGATATTGTGGAAATCTTTCGGGCTAAAATTGTGGATGTGAACCGGGAAACCATGACCATCGAACTCACCGGAGAAGAAAGCAAGATTGATGCCCTATGTGAGGTATTGGGAGATTTCGGCATCATTGAGATTGTTCGCACCGGGAAAATTGCGTTGTCGCGTGGGCCGGTTGCTGCCAAGGGAATCTAA